The DNA window TGAAACATCTCTGCGTCGGCGAGTCGCGACGGCACCCGACGATCGGTCGGCCCGACCCTGAAGCCCTGCGCATCCCGGAACGGGTGGACATCACGAGGCGAATCGAGCCGCACCGCCCGAATCTCCCGCCGGTACCACCGTCGATTGACCGCCTCCAGATCCGGGCTTCCGATCAGGTGACGGTAGCGAACGACGACGCCGTCGATCCGCGAATCATCGGCGCTGGCCCTGATGGTGCTGACCAGAGCCGGACCGCCCGCCTCGTGGAGGACCTCGTCGGCCTGGATGTAGATACCCCAGGAGTGTCGGCAGGCACGCATCGCCCGGAGAGTCTCTTTCCGAAGCACCGACTTGCCGTCCGCAAAATTCCATTCGGCTTCGAGGATGCGAATCCGGGGGTCGTCGATCGAACGTACCAGATCGAGTGTACCGTCGGTCGAATGACCGACATTGACGACCAGCTCATCGACCAGCGGCAGAATCGAGCGGATACTCTCGACCACCGGAAAGTCGAGTTCGATGGCATTTCGAACGATCGTGAAACCCGAGATCGGTATCATGACAGCGTGCGCGTGATCAAGATCTCGAGACGATGCCGCCAGGTGTGCTCGCGCAGTGCCCGTGCGCGGGCCCGGGCCGCGATTTCAGCCCGACGAGCCGGCTCGGCCAGCAAATCCAGGGCCCGATCCCGCAACTCCGCCGACGACCGAAACAGAACGACTTCCTCGTCAGGTACGAAGCTCCGAGCGATGTCGGCCTTGGCATCGACCAGTTGGACCGTACCGATACCCGCAATCTCGAAGACCCGCCGATTGGCCCCGGTACCGTAGCGGCCCTGCGCAGCAGGTTCTCCGAAGAACTGGTGGATGTTGAGCGCAATGTCGGCGTTCGAGAACGCCTTGATGAAGTCATCGCCGTAGAGCGGACCACGCGGCATGTCGGGGCCCCAGGCATTGAGCCCCAAGTCAGCAACCGACTCGAGCGCCTGCGCCCGAAGCGGTTCGCGGGAACCCACGAACGCGATGCCGGAATGCGGCCAGGCCGGATCGGGCAGAGGCCGGTGATACTCCGGCTCGCACCCCTCGGCCAGATACTCCGCCTGGTGACCGGCGTCGAGATGCCTGGCGACCATCGAGGTGTCGAAGATGAAGCAGCGATCGTAGGCGCGCCCGATCCGAAGCGACAGATCGAGCAGATGGGGGCTGTCGGGAAACCAGTTGGCCCAGCGTGCCGACGAGACGCTGCGAAGCGAATCGATCACCTCGGGCTCCAGCAAGCCGCCCTTGAAAACGATGACGAGGTCGGGTCGATGCGCAACGAGCAGGCGCCGGAGCCGGCTACCAAGAGACCGCCCGGTCAGGCGTTCGACGGTACCGGTCCGTTCCTCACAGGGTACCGCAGTGACCCCCAGGGACTCGAGGGCACGAATCAGCGCTCCGCCGGTGCGATGGTATCGCTCGTTGAACTTGGCCACGAGCACGGCCGTGACACCTGCGAACATGATCAGTCGTCGACCGGAGCTGACGCCTGTCCACCCTGGCGAGGCACCCGGACCCCAAGGGCATCGAGAAGGCGAGGGGCCCGGTGCATATGGGTATGCCTGGCAAGCAACTTCCGTCGTGCGGCCGCGCCGAGTTCGTCACCGAGCGGCGGCGCCTGGAGCAGCTCCTTGACCCGCTCTTTGAGCTCCTTGGGCGTGCTGAACGTCACGACTTCCCGGTCTGGTTCCAGATAGTGGGGCAGGTCGGCGCGAGCATCGACGACCTGAGGCAGGCCCATTGCCGCAATCTCGAAGACTCGCTGGTTGCAGGTGGCCGCATCACGACTCCCGATGTCGTGGTGCAGGTTCACGGCCACCGACGCGCCACCGTACGCGCGGACATACTCAGCCGTCGTCCGTGCTTCACCGCGGCAGTAGTCGCGCAGTGCGGTGCGACGCCAGCCTGGTCCCCAGAGCGCCAAACCGCACTCGACCAGCTCGGCGAGGTACCGCTCCCGAGCTGGCGTTGCCGCCCCGGCAAAGACGACGTTGGCCCGATACTGATCCTTGGTGCGCATCGGCCGATAGACCGAAGGATCGGCTGCGTGCGGCAACACCTCAGGGGCGGAACCAACGACGCGCTCATACGCCGCCGCAACGTCGGATCCGACGACGAAGACATGGTCATAGGCGCGGCCGCTGGCGAGGACCTCGTCGATCCGCCCCAGATCATCCGGAAACCAGTTGACGATGGGCCGGCCCGACTCACGTCGGATCGTGTCGACCATCGCCTCGGAGAGATCGTAGCCTCCGACGACGACCACGGCGTCGGCCTCCGCAGCGTCGATCGCCTTCAGGATCCGGCTTCGCAGGTCGCTGCCGCCCAGAAAGCCGAGGAAGCCGCTCCGGCGCCGAAGGTCGAAGGTGCTGACATCGCAGCCGATCCGCTCCAACGCCCGCGCTCGCTGGTTCGAGTGGGCAAATTCGCCGTCGTCGAACGGTGCAATCAGCAGGACCGAAGGTGCGGTCACGCAAGCTCCTCCACGGATCGGAATTGCAGGTCGTGCAACCGGCGATAGAGCCCGCCGTTGGCGAGGAGAGCGAGGTGGGTGCCCCGCTCGATGATCCGGCCCCCATCCAGGACGAGGATCTCATCCGCATGTTGCACGGTCGCAAGCCGGTGCGCAACCACCAGCACCGTCCGGTCCTGCATCAGGCGGTCGATCGCTTCCTGGACCAGCCGCTCGGACTCGGTATCGAGGGCGCTGGTGGCTTCGTCGAGAATCAGAATCGGCGGGTCGCGCAGCAGGGCCCGCGCAATCGCAATCCGCTGACGTTGTCCGCCCGAGAGCCGGGTACCCCGCTCACCAAGCAGGGTGTCGAACCCCTGCGGCAAGGACTGAATGAACTCCAGTGCATTGGCTGCGCGCGCGGCCTGCTCGACCTGCTCTCGGGTGGCACCGGGTCGACCATAGGCAATGTTGGCGTGCACCGTATCGTTGAGGACGACCGTTTCCTGACTCACCAGGCCGATCAGACCGCGCAACGAAGCCCGGCTCAGCTCCGTGAGCGGCACCCCGTCGAGCCGGATGGCGCCTGCGGTCGGATCGTGGAACCGGGCAACCAGTTCGAGCAAGGTCGTCTTACCCGCCCCCGAGGGACCGACCACCGCCACCACATGGCCCTTGGGAACGACGAACGAGACCTCGTCGAGCACGGTATCCCGATCGTAACGGAAGCCGACTCGATCGAAAACGAGCTCGCGTTCGAAGCCCGCCTCGCGCGCCCCGGACGCATCGGTTTCCGTAGCGGGGCGGTCGAGCCAGGCAAAGACGCGCTCCGCACTGGCCAGCGCAATTGCCATGACCGTGGGGAACTGCGAGAGCGCTTTGATCGGCGCCATCATCTTGAGTGCAATGACGAGAAAGCCGATCGTGACCTCGGGACTCAACTCGGCGCCGATGACGGCCGGGTTGGCCGCAGCCCAGATGATCAGGATGATGACGAACCCGCCGAAGATTTCGCTGACCGGATGGCTGAGCGACGAGAACCGTTGGGTGCGGATGTAGCGCTTCCGATACCGATCGGCCTGCTCCGCGAAGGTGTCGACTTCATACCCCTCGGCGCCGTACCCGCGAATCAGCTTGATGGCACCCAGCCGCTCGGTCACCGTCGAGGTCAGGAGACCCCGCTCCTCGGCAAACTCACCCGCGTGGCGCCTGAGCCGGCGCAGCAACTGTTGGATCCCGATGACCAGGATCGGCGCCGCCGCGAGCGTCAGAGCCGTCAGCCGCCATGAGATTCCGGCCAGGATCCAGAGCGAAACCAGAATCAGCACCAGATTCTGAAAGAACGACGCCAGCGCGGCCGTGACCGCCTGCTTGCTCTGGTCGGCATCCGAGATCACGCCCGAAATGAGCTGTCCCTGGCGGGTCCGCTGAAAGAAGCCGAGATCGATGGACAGGAGGTGGCGGTAGAGCTTGACCCGAAGGTCGCGAACCAGGCCTTCCTGAACCGCGACCGAGAGCTGTGACGCTGCGTACGTGAAGAAATTCTTGAGCACGAGGCCGGCCAGCAGCAAGATGACCAGGCGGGTGCCTGCCGTGGCCCGGTCGGCCCCGCCGATCAGGGGTTCGAGCAATCGGCTGGTAATGGCTTCGAGTTCGGTGCTGCCGGGCGCCAGGGCTCCCGCCGTGCCAAACAGCGTCTTGAGCAGCGGTATCAGAATGACGATCGTGGCGCCGTCGAGCACCGATGCCACCAGGGTGGCGCCAAGGCCAAGACCGAACAAACCCCAGTACGGCCGAGCGACCTGAAAGAGGCGTTTCGCGACATTCCGCTGCATGAGGTAGAAGCTAATTGGACCGTTATCTTTCGGTCCCTTTTCCCGGCGCATCGACGCACTCGTGGCTCCTCGCATTCTCGTGGTTCGGATGAGCTCTCTGGGCGACATCCTGCTCACCACTCCCCTGCTCCGCGCCCTCCGGACCCGCCATCCGGACGCCTGGATCAGCTATGTGACCAAGACGGTCTTCACGCCGCTCCTGGCCGACAACCCGCGGATCGACGAGCTGATACCCTACGATCCGGGTCAGCCCCTGAGCGTCCTGGTCGATCGCCTCAAGGCGGGCGTGTACACGCATCGGCTGGATCTCCACGGCAGTTTGCGGAGTCGGGCTCTCCGGCTTCGCGTGCCGGGCACCTGGCGGGGTTATCCCAAGCATCGCCTGGCCCGGACCCTTCTGATCCGGACCAAGCGGAACGTCTACCGGGACCCGCGACCCGTGGTGGAGCGGTACTTCGATGCCGCTCGCGACCTGGACGTTCAGCCGGACGGCAAGCCGCTCGAGTTCTTCATTCGTCGGGAAATGCTCGACCAGGCCGCTGACTTCCTGAGTCACCACAGCCTGGGCCAGGATCGGAGTCTGGTTGCCGTCTGCCCGGGCGCACAGCACGCAACCAAGCGCTGGCCCGTACGCCACTGGCAGGACCTGGTGACACGGCTGACGGCTCGCGGCTACGATGTCGTCGTCCTCGGCGGCCCGGCCGAGCGCGAGATCGGCGAGGAGATCGCAGCTGCTGGCGCCGAACGCGCAGCCAGCGCTGCGGGGAGGTTCGAGATCGGCGTTTCGGCCGCCCTGCTCAAGCGATCGGCGCGCGCCGTCAGCGGCGATTCAGGCCTGCTCCACCTCGCCACCGCAGTCGGCACTCCGTTGGTCGGCCTGTATGGCCCGACGGTCCGTCCCTTTGGGTTCTACCCCTACCAGGCCAGGGCCACCGCGCTCGAGTTGCCGCTCGACTGCCGGCCCTGCAGCAAGATGGGCGGACCGGTCTGCCCCCTGGGCCATCACCGGTGCCTGGTCGACATTGCGCCAGACCAGGTATTCGAAGCTGTTCGCAAGGTGCCCCGGTGAGCCCGCTCCCCACCGCCGCTCGGTCCCTGGCCGAACAGATGGCTGAGGCGCGCCGGGGCCCCCGCCGCGACGCCCTGTTCGGGCTCTGGCTTACTCTTCGGGTCATCCAGGACCTGCCCGTCGCCGGCGTCGTCGACCGCCCATATCGCCGTCGGGTTGCCCTGCTGTCAAAACGCCTCTCGAGCCTGACCATGGCTCCCGGCCTCAAGCGCGCACTGATGAGCAC is part of the Gemmatimonadales bacterium genome and encodes:
- a CDS encoding glycosyltransferase, translating into MFAGVTAVLVAKFNERYHRTGGALIRALESLGVTAVPCEERTGTVERLTGRSLGSRLRRLLVAHRPDLVIVFKGGLLEPEVIDSLRSVSSARWANWFPDSPHLLDLSLRIGRAYDRCFIFDTSMVARHLDAGHQAEYLAEGCEPEYHRPLPDPAWPHSGIAFVGSREPLRAQALESVADLGLNAWGPDMPRGPLYGDDFIKAFSNADIALNIHQFFGEPAAQGRYGTGANRRVFEIAGIGTVQLVDAKADIARSFVPDEEVVLFRSSAELRDRALDLLAEPARRAEIAARARARALREHTWRHRLEILITRTLS
- a CDS encoding glycosyltransferase — protein: MTAPSVLLIAPFDDGEFAHSNQRARALERIGCDVSTFDLRRRSGFLGFLGGSDLRSRILKAIDAAEADAVVVVGGYDLSEAMVDTIRRESGRPIVNWFPDDLGRIDEVLASGRAYDHVFVVGSDVAAAYERVVGSAPEVLPHAADPSVYRPMRTKDQYRANVVFAGAATPARERYLAELVECGLALWGPGWRRTALRDYCRGEARTTAEYVRAYGGASVAVNLHHDIGSRDAATCNQRVFEIAAMGLPQVVDARADLPHYLEPDREVVTFSTPKELKERVKELLQAPPLGDELGAAARRKLLARHTHMHRAPRLLDALGVRVPRQGGQASAPVDD
- a CDS encoding ABC transporter ATP-binding protein, giving the protein MQRNVAKRLFQVARPYWGLFGLGLGATLVASVLDGATIVILIPLLKTLFGTAGALAPGSTELEAITSRLLEPLIGGADRATAGTRLVILLLAGLVLKNFFTYAASQLSVAVQEGLVRDLRVKLYRHLLSIDLGFFQRTRQGQLISGVISDADQSKQAVTAALASFFQNLVLILVSLWILAGISWRLTALTLAAAPILVIGIQQLLRRLRRHAGEFAEERGLLTSTVTERLGAIKLIRGYGAEGYEVDTFAEQADRYRKRYIRTQRFSSLSHPVSEIFGGFVIILIIWAAANPAVIGAELSPEVTIGFLVIALKMMAPIKALSQFPTVMAIALASAERVFAWLDRPATETDASGAREAGFERELVFDRVGFRYDRDTVLDEVSFVVPKGHVVAVVGPSGAGKTTLLELVARFHDPTAGAIRLDGVPLTELSRASLRGLIGLVSQETVVLNDTVHANIAYGRPGATREQVEQAARAANALEFIQSLPQGFDTLLGERGTRLSGGQRQRIAIARALLRDPPILILDEATSALDTESERLVQEAIDRLMQDRTVLVVAHRLATVQHADEILVLDGGRIIERGTHLALLANGGLYRRLHDLQFRSVEELA
- the waaF gene encoding lipopolysaccharide heptosyltransferase II, coding for MAPRILVVRMSSLGDILLTTPLLRALRTRHPDAWISYVTKTVFTPLLADNPRIDELIPYDPGQPLSVLVDRLKAGVYTHRLDLHGSLRSRALRLRVPGTWRGYPKHRLARTLLIRTKRNVYRDPRPVVERYFDAARDLDVQPDGKPLEFFIRREMLDQAADFLSHHSLGQDRSLVAVCPGAQHATKRWPVRHWQDLVTRLTARGYDVVVLGGPAEREIGEEIAAAGAERAASAAGRFEIGVSAALLKRSARAVSGDSGLLHLATAVGTPLVGLYGPTVRPFGFYPYQARATALELPLDCRPCSKMGGPVCPLGHHRCLVDIAPDQVFEAVRKVPR